The DNA window AGAAATAAGGACGCTGATAAAAAAAATGAGCGGCGACCGCACCATAATACTGTCCACCCACATTCTGCCTGAAGTAAGCGTCACGTGTGATAAAGTTATTGTCATCAATGAAGGCAGGATAATAGCGCAGGATAATGTCGCTGACCTTGAAAAGACTTTTAACAAAGGTGCAAGAATACACCTTGAAGTTGAAGCCCCTAAAGATAAATTTATTAAGGAAATGCTTGCCATTAAGGGTGTTTCATCTGCTGAAGAAAAAAACGAAATAGAACCGGGGATTTATACCTATACAATTGATACGGCTGAAGGCGCGGATTTAAGGCGCGAAATTGTGCAGAGTATAGCGCGCAATAAATGGGCGCTTCTGGAATTAAAGCGCGAACAGCTTACACTGGAAGACGTTTTCCTGAAGCTTGTCACCAGGGAGGATGAAAATGTTCAGTAAATTTACCGGACTGTATAAAAAAGAAATAAGGATATTTTTCAGCCAGCCAATTGCGTACGTTCTAATAGTGGTTTTTATGGCTATTTCCGGATATTTTTTCGCGTCTATCGCCAATTACTATTCCGAAGTGTCGTTAAGAAGCATGAACACGTACCAGCAGAATATGATGGACCTGACCACGCTGGATGGAATTTTTCGGCCGTGGTTTTTTAATATTTCGTTCATACTTCTTCTTATACTGCCGCTGATAACCATGAGGACGTTCGCGGAAGAAAAACGCGAAGGTACAATGGAACTGCTTTTCACTTTTCCCGTAAGCGATGCCGCTGTGGTGGCGGCAAAATTCTGCGGCGCGTACACGGTCTTTCTTGCAATGCTTACAGGGGCCATGTCGTCCGTGATTACATTAAAACTGTCCGCTAACTTTGATATGGCGCCGGTAATCGGCGGCTTTTTTGGGCTTATGCTTTTAGGCG is part of the Candidatus Goldiibacteriota bacterium genome and encodes:
- a CDS encoding ABC transporter permease subunit — protein: MFSKFTGLYKKEIRIFFSQPIAYVLIVVFMAISGYFFASIANYYSEVSLRSMNTYQQNMMDLTTLDGIFRPWFFNISFILLLILPLITMRTFAEEKREGTMELLFTFPVSDAAVVAAKFCGAYTVFLAMLTGAMSSVITLKLSANFDMAPVIGGFFGLMLLGGAFIMLGTFISGLTDSQIVAAVITFAVLLFIWIIDWLSAVVDPALGRVLSNLSVIRHYDSFSKGVIDTADLAYYGVFMFIFYFLSLRVLESKQWRG